TCCACTAGAGACAGGTTCTTCCTTAAGTTCGGGCCAAGAAGTCGTTTCACCCCTTCATAGTCCTCCCCAGCCTGATGCAAGTTCTCCAGGAATGACACGACGACGAGTTCTTGAAGCTTGTCATCAGGTGACGAAACGGCCCGCTCAAGGAAATCCAGGAGTCTAGAGAGGAGTCCGGTGTTGGTCGTGCGGTAAGAATCGATAACGAATCTTGTGACGTCTCCCAGAAAAACATGCGGAAGAGCCTCGCCGTTGTCTTCCAAGTGCTTCTGATAAATACCCCGTGTTTCCGGCGCCGTGGCAAGCAATTCCTGGACAAAATTCTCGTAGGTATTGTTTTGCATGACCTTGCTACCCTGTACGGAAGGTCCGAATAAGTTGAAGCACATCCTCATCTCCACTCTCGCATGCACGCCCATGAAGGTAAATCCGATTCTCATCCAGGCGCGTGATGATCAAAGACACGATACCCTGACGCTCGCCCCACTGGTAGAGAAACTCCGCTTCCAGGCAGAAATCGTTGCAGTATGCCGAACTACCCGCTGATTCCACCCCTTTGGATTTGAGCCATGACTCAAGCGCTGGTTCGATCCGACTCCACAGTTCAGCCGGAGTGGCCACGAGAGATGCTTGAATGGCGAACGTCAGGGCATGAAGGCGTTCCGTGGAAGGACCTGTGCCGGAATGCAGGAGTTTCATTTGGTTCATGTCAGTGATCAGAGGCCCAAGGAACCGCGGGATGCCGTCGTCGGCGCGGTCGCGGAATGCGTTCATGATGGGACTTAGGGTGTGGCTAACGGTCACCGGCTAGTTCCCCTGCAAGGAAATTCCCGTTGATTGCCATTTAAGTGCTGAGATGATTGAAGTTCTCCCTTTTATCGGGCTGCATCAGCGGCGATGACTGCGCGAGCACAGTGTCCATAGAAGCCTTCAATACACTGTTCCTTCTCGCGCTGCTTCCGCGTACTCTTTCAAATCCGGACCGATATTCGGGGTGCGACGGAGATAATCAGATATCATGTCTTCAATCTTCTCGGGGTAGGCATGCTGCCAATGGCCAAGACCATGCAAGGCGAGTTCTTGAACCACCGGCGACGATGACTGGAGTGCGTTCTCAAACAGCGAGAGGAAGGCAATGTCGAGCTCTCTCCTGGCAGGCTCATCGGAAGCGGGATGTGCTGGGAAAATATCCCACCAATCGAGGCCAAGCTTGTCTAGGGGGCTGAGTTTGGTCGCGCGATTGGCGTTGAGATTCCGCCCGCACTTCTTGCCAAAGAAATCGAGCACGCCAGCCAAGCTCTCAATTGCCCGAGCACGTTTATGGACAGGGATGTCTTTATCAAAGAGGAGGAATATTTCGTCGCTCCAGCCCGGATGGACAAATTTCCGAAGTCCCTCTGCAACCTGCTTATCGGAATAGTGCGTCGAGCATCCCTCGAATTCACGGAATAGCTTCGAGATGAAATCGATGCGAGTATTCTTATCCAGAAGCAAGCTGATATCGCTGTCATTCGCCGAAGTCGGCTGAAAGATTCCACGCGACCATGCCTCGAATTTCTCGTTTTTGTCTTCGGATCCAGTCATCGCACTCTTCCTTGAGCCGTTTCGCGCATTGGGATAAGACTTCGAACTCTTCGTCAAACACGCGTCGGTGGTTATCGTCGCCGCCTCGAAAACACTCACCCATCATCAATTTCCTTGCTTGCTGTCACTAGCTGAAGCGGCTTAGACCTTCTTCTGCATACGGAGGCAGATCATTCCATACGTACGTATCGACATCGAAGGAGGCCCCAAGACGCGTGAGCGCAGCCATCGTATCTATCGAAAGTCCGGCAGCGGCCGTGGCGGCATCCGTAAGGAGATCCAAGGAAACATCCATCGTGACATTGAATCGCCGACGATCCAGACTTGATATTTTTTCATCGACCCGCCGCAAGCGGTACAAGAGATCGTTTACATAATCCTCGACATTGTATGAGTACTGTTTGAGTCGTGAATTCAATTTCCAGATGCTGGCCGCGTAGACGCGCGTTTTCTTTAC
This DNA window, taken from Elusimicrobiota bacterium, encodes the following:
- a CDS encoding DUF4279 domain-containing protein is translated as MTGSHERRPYIRVALLIRGGDDPAEITRILGMEPDESYRRGAPIPIPPDAKYKVKKTRVYAASIWKLNSRLKQYSYNVEDYVNDLLYRLRRVDEKISSLDRRRFNVTMDVSLDLLTDAATAAAGLSIDTMAALTRLGASFDVDTYVWNDLPPYAEEGLSRFS